TGAGAATGATGTAACCGGAAACTTCCCTTTTCAAAATAAAATTTTTGAATCTCATATTGGTATGGGTCTTGAACTTTTTAAGTTAGAAGAAATGGTATTCAAATATTGGGAATATGACTATAATCTCTATTCAAAAATATGGAATGAAAAGTATGAGAAAGCATTAAGCTATTATAACATTGCAACTGGAATGGAAGGTTCATCCTTTTACAATGACCCAAGGACTGCAGAATTTTTTAATTTTGAAGGCAACTTACGTTTTTATGCAAACGATTATGTTAACGCAGAAGAATCGTATAAAACTTGCATTTCATTGCAAAATGACCGAGAAGAATGTTTTGTTGGATTAGCACTTGTCAAATTAAGAAATTCAGTTAATTTCCCGGAATCAAAATATGCGTTAGATAGCGAAGCTTACTCTCTTCTTCAAAGAAGTTTCGAAGCTCATGAAAAAGATGAAAAACTATTATCAAAACATGGTTTATTCGAGTATTGGGTTCACTCCCCTGCTTACCGCAGAGACCAAATCCAACGAATTGAACCTTTGACGCGTGAGATGACTCAAAAGAAAAACGATATCGGATTGTATCATTACGTATTAGGTTTAACTTATTATGATCAATGGAAAGAAAGCCTAACACCGAAAATGCTAAAAAGTTTTGAATTAGCAGCAGAAATGGAACCTGATAGTTTAGACTACTGTATCGAATACGGGTACAATTATGCTTATTACGAAGATTCTGTAAAAGGAATCAAACTCCTGGAAAACTGCAAAGAAAAATTCACTCCTAGTTATCGTTTGCTTTCTCATTTAGGAGATAGTTATCTCCTCGCAGGTAACTACGAAAAAGCAAGAGAATATCATTTAGAGGCAGAAAACAGCGAAACGTATGCTGGCCAAAGAGATATTGCAGTTTCTCACCAAAATTCCTATTCGATTGGAAGAGCAAATTTACTTTTAGGAAATCGTAGCGAAGGAATCAAATATTTAAATTTAGCATGCAACGGAGGACAAGGACTCATGCAAGCATGTTCACGATTAACCAAGGAGAAAGAATAATGGAACAACCGCAATTAGAGATTAGCAAAAACAGGATACTAAACAAACTCTCATCAAGAATAAGTTTATTTGGAAAAATTCTTATCGTATTAGGAGTTTTATACTTAATCGGAGGATTAGTCACTATCAAGGACAACTACGGAAATATTTTCGAAGGAATCCTTCAAATCATTTTAGGATATTTAACAACAAAAGTATCGATACTTTTCAAAAAAACTTCTATGCTTGAGAATCCAACGATAGAGGACTTACTCGTTGCACTCGAAGCCACAACCAACTTATACACTATGCAGCTGTATTTTTATGGTTTTATTTTCTTCCTTGCGTTATTTACTCTATTATCACTAGCCTGGACAAACCTTTCATGACACCCATCAAAAGTTTAGTTTCATCTAATCGGTTTCAGTTGATTTTTTTTCTTCTTGTTTTGATTGCAGGAAGTTATTTAGCAAGTGTTCGCTACTTTATCAAAGATAAATTAGATTTTGCTTCATTTACAGACGTAGATATTGATCATATTAAAACATCTGTTATCTCCGCCGATGTCCGGTCTGTTGAAATAGATAAAAGAGAAGCTAAAGTAGAGTTAAGGATATATTTATCCGAAGATTTAACATTAAATCGTCGATCGGATACACCTAACGAAGAACTTCGATTAATATCCTACAGTAGTAACGAAGAGTTTATATTCAAAGCAAAACAACCAATCCGCAAAATACTCATTACGTTGCCTTTAGTTGGAACAATCACTGATTATCCTTTTGATACCTTTCAATCCACGCTCAGCTTAGGTTTTTTCAAAAAAATCTCTGATTTGGAAACTGTTGGAATCCCAATTGTGTTAAACATGCAATCGCCAATCGCCAGTTACAAACTAGAGTTCTTCGAAAAACCAGTGGAGGACTTTTGGAGTG
This genomic stretch from Leptospira meyeri harbors:
- a CDS encoding DUF4436 family protein — encoded protein: MTPIKSLVSSNRFQLIFFLLVLIAGSYLASVRYFIKDKLDFASFTDVDIDHIKTSVISADVRSVEIDKREAKVELRIYLSEDLTLNRRSDTPNEELRLISYSSNEEFIFKAKQPIRKILITLPLVGTITDYPFDTFQSTLSLGFFKKISDLETVGIPIVLNMQSPIASYKLEFFEKPVEDFWSDRSTGNVDRLIQVARTKSNQFVSVFIMVMMFCIGLTTILITTRILLYQKVIQAYELLFLSILVLALPALRNAQPGIPGFGVLSDYLSFFWSLGLTTVSLLILLIYWHFYKEKSDTK